TGAAATGTGACCCAATCGCTTATGCCACAATATGGATGAATTTTCATTCACTCGATTTCATATGTTAGAGAATTCATACACATGATAAGATAAAAGAGACTGTGAATATTTGCaatctaaattcaatgaataaagATTACCATGTAAAGTGCTAGAGCCAAGCAAATAAGaattatagaataaggaaactCCATTATTTCCTAACTTTAATTCATAACCATAAGAATCAAGTCTTGGAACTAAAATTAGGTTTCTAGTAAAAACAGGAACATAAACTGTATCTACTAAATCCATAATAAAACCAGTATCCAAAATTAAACGAAGAGTGCCAATAGCCTCAATTTCCACTTCTGTTCCATTTCCCAAAGTAATGGTTTGCTCTCCTTTACTTAGTCTCTTGCTTATAAGGTATCCCTACAATGAATTCATTATGTGAATGCTTGCACCAGTATCAATCCACCAAGAGTTTGGTGGTATATCAACTAAATAAGATTCATAAGACACTAAGCATTGAGTTTTACCTTTCTTTTCCAACCAAGCCTTAAAGCCAGAACAATCTCTTCTTTTATGACCTTTCTTGTGGCAAAAATGACATTGTATCTTATTTTCGTCCTTTTGCCCATTGTGAGATACATCATTACCTTACTCATTTTTCTTACCTTTACCTttcttaaatgattttttatttggaccAATAGTGAGGTGAGCCATATCGGGTTTTTCCACTTTAAGTCTTTCTTCTTCTTGAACACATGTGGCAATTAGGTCACTCATTTTTCACTTATCCTTATaagtattataattaattttgaaatgaccAAATTGTGAAGGAAGGGAAGTCATTATGAAGTGAACAAGAAAACCTTCGGAAATTGTCATGTTCATTCCTTTCAATTGAGAAGCCATGTCACTCATCTTCATGATGTGCTCATGTACACCActatgaccatcatatttcattgttatcattttgATCATAAGAGTACTTGCCAAAGACTTGGAAGTTCCTAAGAATTGTTCTTCAACTTATTTAATATAACTTATTGCATTATCTGAATCCGAGATTGTTCCACGAATTGCAGGAGTGATTGAACCtttcataatcattagactcatgcgattAAAGCGCTCCCACTTTTCATATAAAGCCTTTTGTTCAATAGTACTTTTAGAAGTAGGCTTTGTGGGTGTAGGCTCTCTTAAGGCATAGTCCAAATCCATGCAACCAAGAACAATTCCAATttgttccttccattttttaaaatttgcccCACTTAATTGTTCAATACCAAACAAATAACTTGTAATAGCAGTAGGATTCATTactgcaaaataaaatttaattcaaaaggaaaattattttatgtcatGACAATATTTAACATCACACTTTACAATAATCTAactacaacaaaaattaagttagaTATCACACTAATCATAAATATAAGAGATCATATCATAGTTCTTTCGTTGGACCGAACTACAATCACATAATTCAaaagtatattattataatCCCTTTGTTGGGttgaattataataattcataaatcatatagatatgacataattattaaaataaaagtattgaaACGTAAAGAAGTTTAACCGTTGGGTAAAAACTTCATAAACctttattattaaattcttGTCATATAATCAAATATGGTGATGATCTTCCGTTGGGTTAATCAACACTCGTTTCATAAGTTGAACAACACACActccacatatatatatatatatatatatatatatatatatatgtgtgtgtgtgtgtgtgtgtgtgtgtgtgtgtgtgtgtgtgtgtgtgtgtgtgtgcgcgcgcgcgcgcgcgcgtgtgtgtgtgtgatcattttcaaacaaacaaataaataaacatatatacTAGAAAAGTTATTTCTTGATAAATGTGTGTTACTAAATCATTCATATACAtcacatcatatatattttagttgtccataagatcaaacaataatcaaaaaacgaaaaaaaatatgttttatgatccaaaattggttggctctgataccaattgttaaccaaacatttataaactttatgcggatataattattttaaaaaacaattttggatgtataaaacaaaataaatgtaaatactaaaataatgattatattcTTACCTTGATCCATGAAGTGAGACTCAATCACCTTGTGAATTGTATTGTTaaggtcttcaactcactactctcatatagtggatgagtcacttgtgtggtgtatgttgttaaaaataaacaacaaaaatgacataagaatgagagtgGTTTAGGACCTcaacttataaaaaattgtacatcttttagtcttcccatcaaagactatatgggagttatactcattatttacacccaTTATGTATAAATTAATGGGTAATGATGGGTTATGAACTTGAATGCATCTATATAATTGCATAAGTTATACATTtctattttcctccattactcataaacataatgtacaaaataaatttcataatgatgggttacaaaagttgtaacaccacattcatataaattaaattttctaactcttCATTTGTAATTTGAGTCTTTCATACATAAAACTCTTGGATgttcaatcaattgattcatctatctatcaattgatacccttaaataatattcatacaaatataattatatatggccacaaattataggaaaaaagcTAACACAAACATCATCAAAGGAGACATTCAAATGCTAGTTAACTTTCTCTAATTTCTAGTGTTCAAACATTTATATTGGATGATTGAATGCTAGTTAACTTTACCAACATTTTTAAATCGTTTTACGTATTTTTATTAGactttttgattaatttaagattaaaaaacttattttaaatattcatctAAGGTTATAATATAACAAGCTAATtgtcaaaattaaaatagaggAAGTGAATTCATCCATCCCTCTACTTTAGCATTCATTCTAAGTCTTAAACCTTTTTAATAACATTCTTAGAAATCCTTTTTCAAATGTCGGGGACATTCAAATGCCAGTTAACtttctcaaatatttaaaaactattttcacatttttgttagatttcttggtaaatttaaattagaaatacatacttcaaatattcatctaggctatgtttggttcccagaaaatgctaaggaaaggaaaaaaaatcatgtggaaaattattttccttagtttggattgcatggaaaatatgatggaaaaaaaaatataaaggaaaatatgatggaaaatatcataatattttccccactattttccttaaaaaataatgaggaaaataagagaaaaagttgGGGAAAATTTATCGGGTTCTTCACAACACACCCCCGCCCccgtctctctctctcactgCAAAACTGAATTCACaaacatgatttatttatttgcatattCCTCTGTAATGGCGATAAAGCTCGGGTTATTTGCAATTTTTATGCTTTCCTTGTCATTTTTCTCTTCCACCCTATCGGCTTCTGACTCCGACGACGTCAACTGGTGGTGCGACAAAACGCCATATCCGGCACCATGCAAGTACTTCATGAGCCATGGTGGGCACAAGTACAATGCGCCCAAGCAGAAGTCCGAGTTCCGAAAGATGGCTATGGAGGTGGCCATGGAGCGAGCCCTCACCGCGCAGAGCCACAACAAGTGGCTGGGGTCCAAGTGCCGCAACGAGCGCGAGAAGGCTGCATGGGCCGATTGCTTGAAGCAGTATCAAGACACCATTCAACAACTCAACCAAACCCTGGACCCTGCAACCAAGTGCACAGACTGACCAGCAAACTTGGCTCAGCACAGccttgatttttagaaaataagaatataaaatttattttattattctataaattgataaagacaaattattgaatttatttttctttcatttttccttgacttttttttcatagttaaccaaataaaagaaaataatcttttttttcccttgaatttttcatcgataaccaaacaagtgaaaaaatttatattactttccttacctttttctttccttccatttttccttccaattttctttctctcgcattttccgggaaccaaacatagccctaGGGTTTTGGCATAGAAACCTAattatctaaattaaaaaagaggTCCCTGAATGGAAGGTCATCTCTTTGCCCCAACATTATAACTCTCAAACCTTTCTAGAAGACTCTTGAAAATCCTTTCAATAAAAGACATCCTAGGATTCTAACTTTCAAGCCTTTCAAGAAGACTCTTGAAAACACATTCGATTAAAAAAGACTAGGTACACATTCGATTAAAAAAACACATATTGAGGTACATCAATCTGCTAACCTCAATATGAGGTAATCCACCAAGATGTGTAAGTTGTTGCATGATGTACATGAAAGAATAGTACGTCGATGTAAGTCCATGAAGTTAAATTCACTCATATAAGGTATAGTTAAAACTAAGTACATTTCTCCTATATTTAGTAGATTTGTTTTGTCATTGTATAGCCCATGATCTTTTACATTTAGAAAGTTTCTAATACGTTTAGttctcggaaaatttgaggaaaaaaaaaataaagagagaaagtggaagaaaagaaaaaataatttaaaatagaccCTGTCTTTTTGCTTACAACCCTAATTTCGGCGAGCCGGTGGCAAAGAGGTAAGCGCAGAAGGAAGAGGCGGGATAGGCAAAAGGAGTGGATTGGACATTTCGAGATGGATGAGTCAATTAGGCCTTTCTTGGATCCTGAATTATAAGGGTTGCCCATAAGCTTCAGAACACTATAAAGAAGCGGCTGCGCTGCTAAGCTAGCTGCACCAGTCCACCTGTCGGTAGGGCGGGATTTCTTTGCAAAGGAGGATTTCTTGGCTTAAGGTAAGGGATCGAAGCTAGGCTAGGGATGGAATACTGAGCTTGGCTGCCCTTTCATCTTGAATGGCTGGCTTGGGAATAGCGGGAGCAGCAGACGAGACGACGATCAGACAGCAGAGGCAACGGGGGCAGATGACGGGACGGAACTCTTAAAAGAAAAGGCCGAAGCAAGCAACCTTACTAATAAAGGGGCCGTAGCGCGGTAGCTCAATAAACCTAGAAAGGAAGCGGGAGAGAAGGCTTAGAGTTGCCCGCCTTGATGATCCCGGAGTTTGCTCTTGGCTCACTACTGCCCCAGTCTCTCATTAGGCTGTGTGACAGTCTGTCTTCCAGAAGTCCCGAAGGCGGCCTCTTTGTGGGGCGAATAGGCTTAGTCGTCTTCTTGCTAGCTTGATGGCTGTGACGAAAGAGCAGGCCTTCGAGGAAGGTCTTAGTTTTGCTGCTTGTTGTCGCAGCTAGTTATGTCCCTACCGGCTCTATTCGTTAGGGATTCTCGCCTTTTAGAATGCAGATTTGGACAAATCTCCCAGGCACGAGACCTGCTCTTCCATTTCGGTCAGAAAGGCGCAAACAGCCGTCAAGGCGGCGAGAGAGACCGCCTTGCCCGATCATTCCATTTCCTCGTGCgtctttacattttattttctttccctggTACTtttcgaaaaccaaacataacctaaaaaatTCTATAATCAATCTTTCCATATATATCTAATATACcttatttgaaattgttttctacTCCTTACGATTGTAGAAAATTTTggatatgaaattaaaaattgatagaaATATTTGCACTCAAATTATCTAtcataaattatcaaatatgttaaattaaaaggaaaaaaactaaaCCCTTATTAGAAAAGACGTTGGTTCCCTCGCATCAAAACCGAAGTTTCCATTCTTTGCATATTCATTCTATTCCGAAAAtgtattctaaaaatatatcattccCGAGACTAGATATTGAACAGTCTTCCAGAGGTTTAGATTTTCAGAAAGCTTCAGACATGGGCGGCCACTTCAAAACTAACTTTCCTGGAAGCTGTGACAGGGATGGACATGCTCTGTCATGCTAGAAATTTTTCTAGTTAGCGGAGGGCCTAGTATCTGAAatcttaaaaaggaaaattcaagaGTTGAGAGGTAGTCAAATATTGGTAACAGAAGAATCAAATTGAGAATGACCAAGGGAGCATAGGCATGTTCCAAGAAAACTAAGAGACGTTGTAAATTTGTTCCCAGGAAGCACATAAAGATTCAAAATCTCTATACTAATACTAAATTGTAGCATTGGTCCAAGGCAACAATTATAAACTACATTCTAGTCTCCCACCTCCAGTTTTGAGTTGCAACTTACAACAATCACAATCAGCAGGAAGATAAAGAAAGAAtggcaaaaaatattttaggcaGACCATAACAAGAAACTAAAAATTGACAAAAGGCACagaaatcaatatattttttgcCATGGCTACAAATCACAAGTTGGAAAATGACTACAAAAATCAAGATCTTGTAGTCACACTCAAATCACTCACCCATGGCTTTCCAAGCACCTGGCTCTGTTACTCATCATATTCCAACTTACACAATGTCAACAAGACAAACTGCAAGGAGACTCTAATAAACATTTTCATTGAATCCACCATAGTCGTGACATGGAAGGAAGGGAGGAATCATAAGTTACAAGCGTATTATTCATCATTACATAAGAGAGTTTTACAAGTAAATGGTAAATATTAAAGCCCGATCCACACAATTCCAAATACCATAAGCTATAATCCTTTTTCGGTTACATTGGACTTTAAATGGAAGACATATCTAATCTTCTTTATgtacttcaaaattcaaattaacaGTACTTCAAGTTAAGCATATCCAGATACATATCTTCGAGTACCTGCATATAACATCGTATTCATCAGATTTACctacatatacatatatgaaGAAATATTACCACAAGAAACCAAAGGGAAGTGACCCAAGTACATGAACAAATTCCCTTTATCCCAAGAGTGGAAAAGAAACAACCCCTATGATTGCTCAGATCACACGCCTATCATTGGATTAGTTTGTTCCTGTTAAGTCTCTCTCTTTCCATTTGTTTATCCTAAACTCTATGGCTTACAACCTGTAAGCATAGCACCAGAGCCAAATTGCAAAACAAGTAACAtaatgtttggttcctgaaaatcttgagggaaaatgcagaggaaaaaaaaatcgagaggaaaaatagaagcaaagaaaaggtgaagaaaaataaaaaccagatttaaagttaataaattacttttatatatatatatatatatatatatatatatatatatatatgtaaataaaacaaattatcaaGGCTTTACCCATATGCCATTATCGCCAATGGTAGAAAAGCCCTAGCATTTAGAAGCAAGTATATGTAGTTATCCCAATCTTGCCACTCAAGAGAATGACAGAATCAATTACCAGCTCAAACCTAGGATCAGTGGGGGCATGTCCAACAACTTAAATGAATACTCTGCTGTTTGCTTCATGGAACAAATATGTGTACATTGGGATAAATGTAAAGACTATAAAAACAACTCACAATGACATTTATAAATAACCCATATTTAAGTATTCAAGAGAAGTGCATCAATGGCCTACAGAAACATTTGCCTACCTAAGCGCTAGCAGTTGCAGGCTCATCACCAATAGGCTTGAATTCTTGCAGTTCCTTGAAGTTCAGCCATGGTTTCACCCAGATTTTGGCTTCATACTTGTTCTTCTTGCCACCATCAGTTGCATCCAGAGTAATATAGTATATCGTACCAGCAACCACCTGCTGTCTAACTTTCACCACTCCATTAAACTCCAAAAGGGTATTCTGAAAAAAAGTATAGACTTTTCCAATTTATCAAAACTGAATTAATACaatcaattaaaattacataatcaaacaaagcaaccaaaaaaaaaagagaaaattggaAATGGATATAGAGGCGGCTGCTGCTATTGGAGATGGTGAATCCTTGAACAGAAACCcatctaaaaaatcattttcacaagtgTTTCAAGGAATGattagaagaggaaaaaaaaaaccaacaaagaaCCTCGTTTGGCGGCTCAGAAACCCTGGGAACAGAAACGAAAATTAAATTGTGGATCTAGCTCCTTACGATGATTTACTTCACAAAatcaaaaacaaatgaaaacctCAATCCCATCATCGTATTCTTTTGCcctaaaaataacattttattataCTTCTGGAACGAATGaattttgttcaaaaataaCCTTGGAAATTCATAAGCCAAACCTCTGCCTTCGTCGAAAAAAAGAGCAGAAGGAGAGAATTTCTCAGGAAACAAGCGGAAACGGAGAAAGTAAAAACCgagattgaaaaaaataaaaaataaataaaataaaaaacaaaacctgTTTCTTGTTGTGCTCGTCAACGGCGAATCGGGCAAGGTTTTCGATCTCAAGAGCGTTCTGAGATCCATCAGAATCATGAATTCCTCCTACGGTAGCCATTTCAATTACAGAATTTGCAATGCAAACACAATACAGAACCAGCACCAAAACCGAGGCTTTTATCTTCATCGTCGCCTCTCCAGGATCCTTCCCAATCCACGCGGTTTTAGATTCGGATGCGCCGTTTTAACGCCGCACGTGCCGAATCACCACCcaattttttggatttagtGATTGGAATCTGCTACATCCTTGCTTCCTCTAATATTTTCCAATTGGATGTTGATTCATGTGAGAAATTTTATTGTTAATAGGGATGTTGAATAGTGTGAGGTGGTTAAATTTGATTGGTGGAAGAATGTGGCTAATGTGGGGTGGTGGCGCTTGGAATTGGGGAGTGGGTTGCTTGCTTGGGAAGATTAGAAAAAAAGATGTGCCACTTGTCATAGAAAGCGGTGACACAAGCCGATAAGCCCATCGTATTCCTCTTTCTTCGTGCCGAAGGTGGTGAGTTGGATTGATATGCATTGACCAttccctattttctttctctttttcatttttgtttcctcttttattttgtattttttaatgacACCCTTTtccaccattttattttatttttaagaaagacaatatatatatatatatatattatcttaatcTCATTTTTCAACCTCCCCTTATTACCACCAAATGCATTttccttccaattttttttattttttatttctttaattagattattaatattttgggaaaaaaaagtattattgtaaataattttttttcttaaaaaaaagttcaagttaagaaataaattttaggtgtaaatcaatatatatattttcaaagtttCAATAATTTAGCTAGTGAATGAAaatcttttaatcattttttaatgaacttgaattattttataagtttattttccaagtaaatatttttttaacttgatatattaaatattgGCAGATCGAAGGTTGATCGCATCCATCAACTTccttattttagaaatataCTATAAAATTAGAATATGCGTCTTTTCAGACAGCaattgtttttaagagaattgATAACACCTACGAATATCTTAAATACTTAAATGAATGTGCTATAAAGTTAGGATATGCACCTTTCTAataacaattgtttttaaaataattgataatgCCTAAggtcttatattaaaaaaatagtataatcTTATAAAAGAATCGTGAAGGATATGGCCTCACAActtgcattatatatatattgaattttatttagataaaaaaaattttatttatttactaataaATTCATGGTATCATGAACttcctaaaataaatattttatttatttatttttatagaaagaaatcaaatttaggaataaagaaaaagaaaagagagatatTAACACATGATTTGTAATTTGATACTTTGATTTTCGAAAAGATAAAGTTAACTTATTCTAAGACAGATAAAGTTGGCTCTTCCTTAATTAGTCCTGGtgattattcttttaatatagcTTCCTTCCATACAAATATTGCCAACTTTTGATAAAGTTGGCTCTAAGACCAAGGGCTTGGTCTTTGTTtctctctttaatttctttaatggaTGCTCTTTTAGTTTTTCTGAATCCTTGCTTACCGTGAAcaaattttcttgtttatttgaaaatgtcaAATTGGTTGAACCGTGTGTACATAATATTGATGGTATGATGCAAGAGTAGTATTACCAACTTCCACAGTGGAACtccattttttgaataaaatagcCAGTCCCAAATTTAACATATAATGTGATAATACGACTCAAAAACGTGTCGACGCACATAACCCGTTTAATAAACAagattttattcatatttgattattaaacTCTTCTTACTTGATTAAAATATAAGGATCATGTTCGTGTTTGACTATTTAACTGCATTTAACATATTTACttaattttgtcaaaatgaCTCAATTAtgatatgtttaatttatttatttaattatgtcaaattgacatatttataactcatttaacctatagaaatttattaattttatatatttaaaaattaaaaatactaaatataatttttttattataaatactatgcagtta
The sequence above is drawn from the Vitis riparia cultivar Riparia Gloire de Montpellier isolate 1030 chromosome 6, EGFV_Vit.rip_1.0, whole genome shotgun sequence genome and encodes:
- the LOC117916882 gene encoding cysteine proteinase inhibitor A, producing MKIKASVLVLVLYCVCIANSVIEMATVGGIHDSDGSQNALEIENLARFAVDEHNKKQNTLLEFNGVVKVRQQVVAGTIYYITLDATDGGKKNKYEAKIWVKPWLNFKELQEFKPIGDEPATASA